A genomic segment from Streptomyces sp. NBC_01233 encodes:
- a CDS encoding sensor histidine kinase codes for MRTPRRRPEAAAPRLPAPPARGRRAHAGPPAEETAERQAHQPLPGAQAAPRERGPRLRMRPATVRAKIVSLLMVPVVSLLALWAFATVNTAQDIARLSRIHQVDAEIRTPVAAAVTELQAERRAAIRLLADPAADPDTLDRQARRTDSAVRRLRLGDRHTVADSGDYRSDIVVRVGTFVVAAEALGAARKDITDRRATPGAAYEIYTRVVDSALAVGGALTGGEDAELGPDARVLLEFARAGELLSREDALLAVPGPRSAETLRQLTGAIETRRALTDSAARDLPAAQQAAWQSVAKSAAYADLTGAEDRALAAGTSKDSRGAPAGWEAAHSGIGASMLEIEEAAHAAAADRADPLAEGALSPAGAAVLLGLAAVAASLVISVRIGRALVVELVSLRNTALEIAHRKLPQAMERLRAGEDIDVTAETPPGPPADDEITQVGEALDTVHRAALSAAVERAELASGISGVFVNLARRSQVLVHKQLTLLDSMERRADDPNELGDLFRLDHLTTRMRRHAESLIILSGAAPGRAWRMPVPLTNVVRAAVSEIEEYPRIEVRQLAEAAVVGGAVADLTHLLAELIENAAQFSPPHTKVRVSGEPVGAGYVLEVEDRGLGMGRETLGDANRRIEQSEALDLFDSDRLGLFVVSRLAARHGVKVHLRTSPYGGTTAVVLLPNSMLQGALTVGATGPATATGTGPEHPAAAPSPEPVAQAEPPHTMTVVREDARGSEVREDPCGIPDPAPAPAPAPDRNPAPEEQRPAPVAPLRPRAPGGAVARTQASSASSASVTELPRRVRQASLVPQLREAPAPKAPAGARVPEDPPGRSPEQARDRMAAYRAGWVRGAQENSPHAGSEGEL; via the coding sequence CCGGTCGTCTCGCTCCTCGCCCTCTGGGCCTTCGCCACCGTCAACACCGCCCAGGACATCGCCCGCCTCAGCCGCATCCACCAGGTCGACGCCGAGATACGCACCCCCGTCGCCGCCGCCGTCACCGAACTCCAAGCCGAGCGGCGGGCCGCCATCCGCCTCCTCGCCGACCCCGCCGCCGACCCGGACACCCTGGACCGGCAGGCCCGCCGCACCGACAGCGCCGTCCGGCGACTGCGTCTCGGCGACCGCCACACCGTCGCCGACTCCGGCGACTACCGCTCCGACATCGTGGTCCGCGTCGGCACGTTCGTCGTCGCCGCCGAGGCCCTGGGAGCGGCCCGCAAGGACATCACCGACCGCCGCGCCACCCCCGGGGCGGCCTACGAGATCTACACCCGCGTGGTCGACTCGGCCCTCGCCGTGGGCGGCGCCCTGACCGGCGGCGAGGACGCCGAACTCGGCCCCGACGCCCGCGTCCTGCTCGAATTCGCCCGCGCCGGGGAACTCCTGTCGCGCGAGGACGCCCTGCTCGCCGTACCGGGCCCGCGCAGCGCCGAAACGCTTCGGCAGCTGACCGGCGCCATCGAGACGCGCCGTGCGCTCACCGACTCCGCGGCCCGCGACCTCCCCGCCGCCCAGCAGGCCGCCTGGCAGTCCGTCGCCAAGAGCGCCGCCTACGCCGACCTCACCGGTGCCGAGGACCGCGCGCTGGCCGCCGGCACCTCCAAGGACAGCCGTGGGGCGCCCGCCGGCTGGGAGGCCGCCCACAGCGGCATCGGCGCCTCGATGCTGGAGATCGAGGAGGCCGCGCACGCCGCGGCCGCCGACCGGGCCGACCCGCTCGCCGAAGGGGCGCTGAGCCCGGCGGGCGCCGCCGTACTGCTGGGCCTGGCGGCCGTCGCCGCCTCGCTCGTCATCTCCGTACGGATCGGCCGCGCGCTGGTCGTGGAGCTGGTCTCGCTGCGCAACACGGCCCTGGAGATCGCCCACCGCAAACTCCCGCAGGCGATGGAACGGCTGCGCGCCGGCGAGGACATCGACGTCACCGCCGAGACCCCGCCCGGGCCGCCCGCCGACGACGAGATCACCCAGGTCGGCGAGGCGCTCGACACCGTCCACCGGGCAGCGCTCAGCGCCGCCGTCGAGCGGGCGGAGCTCGCCAGCGGGATCTCCGGCGTCTTCGTCAACCTCGCCCGCCGCAGCCAGGTCCTCGTGCACAAGCAGCTCACCCTGCTCGACTCGATGGAGCGGCGCGCCGACGACCCGAACGAACTCGGCGACCTCTTCCGCCTCGACCACCTCACCACCCGGATGCGCCGGCACGCGGAAAGTCTGATCATCCTGTCGGGTGCGGCCCCGGGCCGGGCCTGGCGGATGCCGGTCCCCCTCACCAACGTCGTACGGGCCGCGGTCTCCGAGATCGAGGAGTACCCGCGCATCGAGGTCCGCCAGCTCGCCGAGGCCGCCGTGGTCGGGGGTGCCGTCGCCGACCTCACCCACCTGCTCGCCGAACTCATCGAGAACGCCGCACAGTTCTCCCCGCCCCACACCAAGGTCCGGGTCAGCGGCGAACCCGTCGGCGCCGGCTACGTCCTGGAGGTCGAGGACCGCGGGCTCGGCATGGGCCGCGAAACCCTCGGCGACGCCAACCGGCGCATCGAACAGTCCGAGGCGCTCGACCTCTTCGACAGCGACCGGCTCGGGCTCTTCGTGGTCAGCCGTCTGGCGGCCCGCCACGGAGTGAAGGTGCACCTGCGCACGTCGCCCTACGGCGGCACCACCGCAGTGGTGCTCCTGCCGAACTCCATGCTCCAGGGCGCCCTCACGGTCGGCGCCACCGGACCCGCCACTGCCACCGGGACCGGCCCCGAGCACCCGGCCGCGGCACCGTCACCGGAGCCGGTGGCGCAGGCGGAGCCGCCGCACACCATGACCGTCGTACGGGAGGACGCGCGCGGCTCGGAGGTACGGGAGGACCCGTGCGGCATCCCGGATCCAGCTCCGGCCCCGGCTCCGGCCCCGGACCGGAACCCCGCACCCGAGGAGCAGCGCCCGGCCCCGGTGGCGCCGCTGCGGCCGCGCGCCCCCGGCGGCGCGGTCGCCCGTACCCAGGCGTCGTCGGCCTCCTCGGCCTCGGTGACGGAACTGCCGCGCCGGGTGCGCCAGGCCAGCCTCGTCCCGCAGCTCCGGGAGGCCCCGGCCCCCAAGGCCCCCGCCGGTGCCCGCGTCCCCGAGGACCCCCCGGGCCGCAGCCCGGAGCAGGCCCGGGACCGGATGGCGGCCTACCGGGCCGGCTGGGTCCGCGGCGCCCAGGAGAACTCCCCCCACGCAGGCAGCGAAGGAGAACTGTGA
- a CDS encoding roadblock/LC7 domain-containing protein: protein MIEHHRLDLDLDGVRRSGELDWLLDDMVRRVREVRHAVVLSNDGLAVGASSALSREDAEHLAAVASGFHSLAKGAGRHFHAGGVRQTMVEMDEGFLFVAAAGDGSCLAVLSAASADIGLIAYEMARLVKRVGEHLYTPPRFAARPPAAS, encoded by the coding sequence ATGATCGAACACCATAGGCTCGACCTCGACCTCGACGGCGTCCGCAGGTCCGGCGAACTGGACTGGTTGCTGGACGACATGGTGCGCCGTGTCCGAGAGGTCCGGCACGCCGTGGTCCTCTCCAACGACGGGCTGGCGGTCGGCGCCTCCAGTGCGCTCAGCCGGGAGGACGCCGAGCACCTTGCGGCGGTGGCCTCCGGCTTCCACAGCCTGGCCAAGGGCGCGGGCCGGCACTTCCACGCCGGGGGCGTGCGCCAGACGATGGTCGAGATGGACGAGGGCTTCCTCTTCGTCGCGGCCGCCGGAGACGGCTCCTGCCTCGCCGTGCTCAGCGCCGCCAGCGCCGACATCGGCCTGATCGCCTACGAGATGGCCCGGCTGGTGAAGCGGGTCGGCGAGCACCTCTACACGCCGCCCCGGTTCGCGGCGCGGCCGCCGGCTGCCAGCTGA
- a CDS encoding DUF742 domain-containing protein: MNGQWYDADAGPLVRPYAMTGGRTKPGPHGVRFDLIALVVVDPEGADEAAESLLGPEHRALLGLCRSETQSVAELAADADLPVGVVRVLLGDLLEGGHVKVSRPVPPAQLPDERILREVIEGLRAL; encoded by the coding sequence ATGAACGGCCAGTGGTACGACGCGGACGCGGGCCCGCTCGTCCGTCCGTACGCCATGACCGGCGGGCGTACGAAGCCGGGACCCCACGGGGTCCGCTTCGACCTGATCGCGCTGGTCGTGGTGGACCCGGAGGGCGCGGACGAGGCGGCCGAGTCGCTGCTCGGCCCCGAACACCGGGCGCTTCTCGGACTCTGCAGGTCCGAGACCCAGTCGGTGGCGGAACTCGCCGCCGACGCCGACCTTCCGGTGGGGGTGGTGCGGGTCCTGCTCGGGGACCTGCTGGAGGGCGGGCACGTCAAGGTCAGCCGGCCGGTACCGCCCGCACAGCTGCCGGACGAGCGGATTCTGCGTGAAGTCATCGAGGGATTGCGAGCGCTTTGA
- a CDS encoding GTP-binding protein has product MGQQDNGPAGPVPGPDVDVDPGPEEDAELASLALKILVAGGFGVGKTTLVGAVSEIRPLRTEELLSEAGELVDDTGGVDQKTTTTVAMDFGRITIRSGLALYLFGTPGQDRFWFLWDELSQGALGAVVLADTRRLEDCFPAVDYFEHRRIPFVVAVNCFTDARRYGAHDVSRALDLDQGTPVVLCDARDKDSGKEVLIRLVEYAGRVHTARLLESVEPQADSV; this is encoded by the coding sequence ATGGGACAGCAAGACAACGGACCTGCCGGACCGGTCCCGGGCCCGGACGTTGACGTGGATCCCGGCCCCGAGGAGGACGCCGAACTGGCCTCGCTCGCGCTGAAGATCCTGGTGGCGGGCGGCTTCGGGGTCGGCAAGACCACACTGGTGGGTGCGGTGAGCGAGATCCGTCCGCTGCGGACGGAGGAGTTGCTGAGCGAGGCGGGTGAACTGGTGGACGACACGGGCGGCGTGGACCAGAAGACGACGACGACCGTGGCCATGGACTTCGGGCGGATCACCATCCGGTCCGGGCTGGCCCTGTACTTGTTCGGCACCCCGGGGCAGGACCGGTTCTGGTTCCTGTGGGACGAGTTGTCGCAGGGTGCGCTCGGCGCGGTGGTGCTCGCCGACACGCGGCGGCTGGAGGACTGCTTCCCGGCGGTGGACTACTTCGAGCACCGGCGCATCCCCTTCGTGGTGGCCGTCAACTGCTTCACGGACGCACGGCGGTACGGGGCGCACGACGTGTCGCGGGCGTTGGACCTGGACCAGGGGACGCCGGTGGTGCTGTGTGACGCGCGGGACAAGGACTCGGGGAAGGAAGTGCTGATCAGGCTGGTCGAGTACGCCGGTCGGGTGCACACCGCCCGGCTGCTGGAGTCGGTGGAGCCGCAGGCCGATTCCGTGTGA
- a CDS encoding PPOX class F420-dependent oxidoreductase, with translation MAKKMTQEEWRAFVSHSTRTGKLSTVREDGSPHIAPIWFVLDGDSFVFNTGKDTVKGRNLARDGRVALCVDDDRPPFSYVVLQGRAEISGYADDADELLTWATRIGARYMGEERAESFGRRNAVPSELLVRVPIDKVIALAGIAD, from the coding sequence ATGGCGAAGAAGATGACTCAAGAGGAATGGCGGGCATTCGTCTCCCATTCCACCCGCACCGGAAAGCTCTCCACCGTCCGCGAGGACGGCAGCCCGCACATCGCTCCCATCTGGTTCGTGCTCGACGGCGATTCCTTCGTGTTCAACACCGGCAAGGACACCGTCAAGGGGCGCAACCTTGCCCGCGACGGCCGGGTCGCGCTCTGCGTGGACGACGACCGGCCGCCGTTCTCGTACGTCGTGCTCCAGGGCCGCGCCGAGATCAGCGGATACGCCGACGACGCGGACGAGTTGCTCACCTGGGCGACCCGGATCGGCGCCCGCTACATGGGCGAGGAGCGCGCGGAGTCGTTCGGCCGTCGCAATGCCGTCCCGAGCGAACTCCTCGTCCGGGTCCCGATCGACAAGGTGATCGCCCTCGCCGGAATCGCGGACTGA
- a CDS encoding roadblock/LC7 domain-containing protein has protein sequence MALDKQLDWLLDDLTRRVQQVRHAVVLSNDGLVTGASAGLAREDAEHLAAVAAGLQSLAKGSGRHFRAGEVRQTMVEYDEGVLFVMAAGAGSSLCVLSAAEADIGQVAYEMTLLVNRVGEHLGVAERRITGG, from the coding sequence ATGGCACTGGACAAGCAACTGGACTGGCTGCTGGACGACCTGACGCGCAGGGTCCAGCAGGTGCGGCATGCGGTGGTGCTGTCCAACGACGGCCTGGTGACGGGGGCGAGCGCGGGACTGGCGCGGGAGGACGCCGAGCACCTGGCGGCCGTCGCGGCGGGTCTGCAGAGCCTGGCGAAGGGGTCCGGGCGGCACTTCAGGGCCGGCGAGGTCCGGCAGACGATGGTCGAGTACGACGAAGGGGTCCTCTTCGTCATGGCGGCGGGCGCGGGCAGCAGCCTGTGCGTGCTGAGCGCGGCCGAGGCGGACATCGGCCAGGTCGCGTATGAGATGACGCTGCTGGTCAACCGGGTGGGCGAGCACCTGGGCGTCGCGGAGCGGCGCATCACCGGCGGCTGA
- a CDS encoding DUF6397 family protein, whose protein sequence is MMQMGTALRDAEGTACAEKAAAVEGGGGDTDVLVGGVQAAGELGLSRSEFARAVQLGIVRAGRPATGGAARYARAELDRVRTAAGGPDALRERVEAVAGAGAAAEVLGVGPSRFTRLARCGHVTPVGYRINRYRAVVWLYLAAELRTFAEREPGMLSGIAPPADRGLMAAKADLRPSRWRGRHVGLLLRRTADPWERAAVLACVLPEDELREAVPDPAERIVLAALAPPPPYGHPQLPTSAAVALRLLKAGPPEEIRWYRTSLDFALTGARDQSKATGERGPT, encoded by the coding sequence ATGATGCAGATGGGGACGGCGCTGCGGGACGCCGAGGGGACCGCGTGCGCGGAGAAGGCCGCGGCTGTCGAAGGCGGCGGTGGTGACACGGATGTGCTGGTGGGTGGCGTGCAGGCCGCCGGGGAACTGGGGCTGAGCCGCAGTGAGTTCGCCAGGGCCGTCCAACTGGGGATCGTGCGGGCGGGGCGGCCGGCCACGGGCGGGGCCGCGCGTTACGCACGTGCGGAGCTGGACCGGGTCAGGACGGCCGCCGGCGGACCGGACGCGCTCCGCGAGCGGGTCGAGGCCGTGGCCGGAGCGGGGGCCGCGGCCGAGGTGCTGGGGGTCGGCCCGAGCCGGTTCACCCGCCTCGCGCGCTGTGGGCACGTCACCCCCGTCGGCTATCGGATCAACCGGTACCGCGCCGTGGTGTGGCTCTACCTGGCCGCAGAACTGCGAACGTTCGCGGAGCGGGAGCCCGGGATGCTGAGCGGGATCGCACCCCCGGCCGACCGGGGGCTGATGGCGGCCAAGGCGGACCTGCGCCCGAGCCGGTGGCGCGGGCGGCACGTCGGGCTGCTGCTGAGACGGACCGCCGACCCCTGGGAGCGCGCCGCCGTACTGGCCTGCGTACTTCCGGAGGACGAGCTGCGGGAGGCCGTGCCCGACCCGGCGGAGCGGATCGTCCTGGCCGCGCTCGCACCGCCCCCGCCGTACGGGCATCCGCAGCTCCCGACGTCCGCGGCGGTGGCGCTGAGGCTGTTGAAGGCAGGGCCGCCGGAAGAGATCCGCTGGTACCGCACGAGCCTGGACTTCGCTCTGACGGGCGCGCGGGATCAGTCGAAGGCGACGGGGGAGAGGGGGCCGACGTAG
- a CDS encoding YchJ family protein gives MATSALPCPCGLPAAYPECCGRFHSGAQQAPTAERLMRSRFSAFAVGDTAYLLRSWHPSTRPAHLDLDPGQRWERLEILTTERGGMFETEGSVEFRAHYREGRHTGSLHEHSSFSREAGAWVYVGPLSPVAFD, from the coding sequence ATGGCCACCTCCGCCCTCCCCTGCCCCTGCGGGCTGCCCGCCGCGTACCCGGAGTGCTGCGGCCGCTTCCACTCCGGTGCCCAGCAGGCACCCACCGCCGAGCGGCTGATGCGCTCCCGGTTCAGCGCCTTCGCCGTCGGCGACACCGCCTACCTGCTGCGCTCCTGGCACCCCTCGACCCGTCCCGCCCATCTCGACCTGGACCCCGGGCAGCGCTGGGAGCGGCTGGAGATCCTCACCACCGAGCGCGGCGGGATGTTCGAGACGGAGGGCTCGGTGGAGTTCCGCGCCCACTACCGCGAGGGCCGGCACACGGGTTCGCTGCACGAGCACAGCAGCTTCTCCCGCGAGGCCGGGGCCTGGGTCTACGTCGGCCCCCTCTCCCCCGTCGCCTTCGACTGA
- a CDS encoding acyl-CoA thioesterase, protein MTNPAERLVDLLDLEQIEVNIFRGASPQESLQRVFGGQVAGQALVAAGRTVESDRPVHSLHSYFLRPGVPGVPIVYQVERVRDGRSFTTRRVTAVQQGKTIFNLTASFHQPEEGSIEHQLPPHHVPHPDTLPKVADEIREHLGALPEALERMARRQPFDIRYVNRLRWTPEELKGADPRSAVWMRAVGPLGDDPLVHTCALTYASDMTLLDAVRIPVEPLWGMRGFDMASLDHAMWFHRPFRTDEWFLYDQESPIAHGGRGLARGRIYDVEGRLLVSVVQEGLFRPYPAKPSDQARPSEPAPKN, encoded by the coding sequence ATGACGAACCCCGCCGAGAGACTGGTCGATCTGCTCGATCTGGAGCAGATCGAGGTCAACATCTTCCGCGGCGCCAGCCCGCAGGAGTCGCTCCAGCGCGTCTTCGGCGGCCAGGTCGCCGGCCAGGCGCTGGTGGCGGCGGGCCGCACCGTCGAGAGCGACCGCCCGGTCCACTCGCTGCACTCGTACTTCCTGCGCCCCGGCGTCCCCGGGGTGCCGATCGTGTACCAGGTGGAGCGGGTGCGCGACGGGCGGTCCTTCACCACGCGCCGGGTCACCGCGGTCCAGCAGGGCAAGACGATCTTCAATCTCACCGCCTCCTTCCATCAGCCGGAGGAGGGCAGCATCGAGCACCAGCTGCCTCCTCACCATGTCCCCCACCCGGACACGCTCCCCAAGGTCGCGGACGAGATCCGCGAGCACCTCGGGGCGCTGCCGGAGGCGCTGGAGCGGATGGCCCGCCGCCAGCCCTTCGACATCCGGTACGTGAACCGGCTCCGCTGGACTCCCGAGGAGCTCAAGGGCGCCGACCCCCGCAGCGCGGTGTGGATGCGCGCGGTCGGCCCGCTGGGCGACGACCCGCTCGTGCACACCTGCGCCCTGACCTACGCCAGTGACATGACCCTCCTCGATGCCGTGCGCATCCCCGTGGAGCCCCTGTGGGGCATGCGCGGTTTCGACATGGCCTCGCTCGACCACGCCATGTGGTTCCACCGGCCGTTCCGGACGGACGAGTGGTTCCTGTACGACCAGGAGTCACCCATCGCGCACGGCGGGCGCGGTCTCGCCCGGGGCCGGATCTACGACGTGGAGGGCAGGCTGCTGGTCTCCGTGGTCCAGGAGGGCCTCTTCCGTCCGTACCCAGCCAAGCCGTCCGACCAGGCCCGGCCGTCCGAGCCCGCCCCGAAGAACTGA
- a CDS encoding DEAD/DEAH box helicase has translation MTLIDQLPPNADPDALFEAFSSWAEDQGITLYPAQEEALIEVVSGANVILSTPTGSGKSLVAAGAHFTALAQDKVTFYTAPIKALVSEKFFDLCKLFGTENVGMLTGDASVNADAPVICCTAEVLASIALRDGKHADIGQVVMDEFHFYAEPDRGWAWQIPLLELPQAQFVLMSATLGDMKRFEEDLTRRTGRPTSVVRSATRPVPLSYEYVTTPITDTITELLETRQAPVYIVHFTQAQAVERAQSLMSINMCTREEKDKIQDLIGNFRFTTKFGQNLSRYVRHGIGVHHAGMLPKYRRLVEKLAQAGLLKVICGTDTLGVGVNVPIRTVLFTALTKYDGNRVRTLRAREFHQIAGRAGRAGFDTAGYVVAQAPEHVIENEKALAKAGDDPKKRRKVVRKKAPEGFVAWSDTTFEKLIAADPEPLTSRFKVTNIMLLSVIARPGDAFKAMRHLLEDNHEPRKAQLRHIRRAIAIYRSLLDGGVVEKLDTPDAEGRTIRLTVDLQQDFALNQPLSTFALASFDLLDPESPSYALDMVSVVESTLDDPRQILAAQQNKERGIQVGQMKADGIEYEERMERLQDVTYPKPLEELLFHAYDVYAKSHPWVRDHPVSPKSIIRDMYERAMTFTEFTSFYELARTEGIVLRYLASAFKALDHTIPDDLKSEDLQDLIEWLGELVRQVDSSLLDEWEQLANPEVETAEQAQEKADQVKPVTANARAFRVLVRNAMFRRVELAALDHVNVLGDLDADSGWDADAWGEAMDGYWDEYDDLGTGPDARGPKLLQIEEDPAHGLWRVRQTFADPNGDHGWGISAEVDLAASDEEGRAVIRVTSVGELGAL, from the coding sequence GTGACCCTCATTGATCAGCTCCCGCCGAACGCCGACCCCGACGCCCTCTTCGAGGCTTTCTCCTCGTGGGCGGAGGACCAGGGCATCACCCTGTACCCGGCTCAGGAGGAGGCGCTGATCGAGGTCGTCTCCGGGGCGAACGTGATCCTGTCCACGCCGACCGGCTCCGGCAAGAGCCTCGTCGCGGCCGGCGCGCACTTCACGGCCCTGGCCCAGGACAAGGTCACCTTCTACACCGCTCCGATCAAGGCCCTGGTGTCGGAGAAGTTCTTCGACCTGTGCAAGCTCTTCGGCACCGAGAACGTCGGCATGCTGACCGGCGACGCCTCCGTGAACGCGGACGCCCCGGTGATCTGCTGCACCGCCGAGGTGCTGGCCTCCATCGCCCTGCGCGACGGGAAGCACGCCGACATCGGCCAGGTCGTGATGGACGAGTTCCACTTCTATGCCGAGCCGGACCGCGGCTGGGCCTGGCAGATCCCACTCCTGGAGCTGCCGCAGGCACAGTTCGTCCTGATGTCGGCGACCCTCGGCGACATGAAGCGGTTCGAGGAGGACCTGACCCGGCGCACGGGCCGGCCCACCTCGGTGGTCCGCTCCGCGACCCGGCCCGTCCCGCTGTCCTACGAGTACGTCACCACGCCGATCACCGACACGATCACCGAGCTGCTGGAGACCCGGCAGGCGCCGGTCTACATCGTGCACTTCACCCAGGCCCAGGCGGTCGAGCGGGCGCAGTCGCTCATGAGCATCAACATGTGCACCCGCGAGGAGAAGGACAAGATCCAGGACCTGATCGGCAACTTCCGCTTCACCACCAAGTTCGGCCAGAACCTCTCCCGCTACGTCCGGCACGGGATCGGTGTGCACCACGCCGGCATGCTGCCCAAGTACCGCCGCCTGGTGGAGAAGCTCGCCCAGGCCGGTCTGTTGAAGGTCATCTGCGGTACGGACACCCTCGGGGTCGGTGTCAACGTCCCGATCCGTACGGTGCTGTTCACCGCGCTCACCAAGTACGACGGCAACCGGGTCCGGACGCTGCGCGCCCGCGAGTTCCACCAGATCGCCGGCCGCGCCGGCCGGGCCGGCTTCGACACGGCGGGCTACGTGGTCGCGCAGGCGCCCGAGCACGTCATCGAGAACGAGAAGGCCCTCGCCAAGGCGGGCGACGACCCGAAGAAGCGCCGCAAGGTGGTGCGCAAGAAGGCCCCGGAGGGCTTCGTCGCCTGGTCGGACACCACATTCGAGAAGCTCATCGCCGCCGACCCGGAGCCGCTGACCTCGCGCTTCAAGGTCACCAACATCATGCTGCTGTCGGTCATCGCCCGCCCGGGCGATGCCTTCAAGGCGATGCGCCACCTCCTCGAGGACAACCACGAGCCCCGCAAGGCCCAGCTGCGGCACATCCGCCGGGCCATTGCGATCTACCGCTCGCTGCTGGACGGCGGTGTGGTCGAGAAGCTCGACACCCCGGACGCCGAGGGGCGCACCATCCGGCTCACCGTCGACCTCCAGCAGGACTTCGCGCTCAACCAGCCGCTGTCCACCTTCGCGCTGGCCTCCTTCGACCTGCTCGACCCGGAGTCGCCCTCCTACGCGCTGGACATGGTGTCCGTGGTGGAGTCCACGCTGGACGACCCGCGGCAGATCCTGGCCGCCCAGCAGAACAAGGAACGGGGCATCCAGGTCGGCCAGATGAAGGCCGACGGCATCGAGTACGAGGAGCGGATGGAGCGTCTCCAGGACGTCACCTATCCCAAGCCGCTCGAAGAGCTGCTCTTCCACGCCTACGACGTGTACGCCAAGAGCCACCCGTGGGTGCGCGACCACCCCGTCTCCCCGAAGTCGATCATCCGCGACATGTACGAACGCGCGATGACCTTCACCGAGTTCACCTCCTTCTACGAGCTGGCCCGCACCGAGGGCATCGTGCTGCGCTACCTGGCGAGCGCGTTCAAGGCGCTCGACCACACCATCCCCGACGACCTCAAGTCCGAGGACCTCCAGGACCTGATCGAATGGCTCGGCGAACTGGTCCGCCAGGTCGACTCCAGCCTGCTCGACGAGTGGGAGCAGCTGGCGAACCCGGAGGTGGAGACGGCGGAGCAGGCCCAGGAGAAGGCCGACCAGGTCAAGCCGGTCACCGCGAACGCGCGCGCCTTCCGCGTCCTGGTCCGCAACGCGATGTTCCGCCGGGTGGAGCTGGCCGCCCTCGACCACGTCAACGTGCTGGGCGACCTGGACGCCGATTCCGGCTGGGACGCCGACGCCTGGGGTGAGGCCATGGACGGGTACTGGGACGAGTACGACGACCTGGGCACCGGCCCGGACGCGCGCGGCCCGAAGCTGCTCCAGATCGAGGAGGACCCGGCGCACGGCCTGTGGCGCGTCCGCCAGACCTTCGCAGACCCCAACGGGGACCATGGCTGGGGCATCAGCGCCGAGGTCGACCTCGCGGCCTCCGACGAGGAGGGCCGGGCCGTCATCCGGGTCACCTCGGTCGGCGAGCTCGGCGCCCTCTGA
- a CDS encoding metal-dependent hydrolase, which translates to MMGPAHSLSGAAAWLGVGAATAAAGHPMPWPVLVVGALICAGAALAPDLDHKSATISRAFGPLSRGLCEVVDKISYAVYKSTRSKKDARRTGGHRTLTHTWLWAVLIGGGSSVLAVTADRWGVLALLFVHLVLAVEGLLWRAARMSSDVLVWLLGATSAWILAGVLDQPGNGAGWLFTGPGQEYLWLGLPIVLGALVHDIGDALTVSGCPVLWPIPIAGKRWYPIGPPKMMRFRAGSWVELKVLMPVFVLLGGFGGASALGFI; encoded by the coding sequence ATGATGGGTCCGGCGCACTCACTGTCCGGGGCAGCGGCCTGGCTGGGGGTGGGCGCGGCGACCGCGGCAGCCGGTCACCCCATGCCGTGGCCCGTCCTCGTCGTCGGCGCGCTGATCTGCGCCGGAGCGGCCCTGGCCCCGGACCTCGACCACAAGTCGGCGACGATCTCGCGCGCCTTCGGCCCGCTCTCCAGGGGCCTGTGCGAGGTGGTCGACAAGATCTCCTACGCCGTCTACAAGTCCACCCGCTCCAAGAAGGACGCCCGCCGCACCGGCGGCCACCGCACGCTGACGCACACGTGGCTCTGGGCCGTCCTGATAGGCGGCGGATCCTCCGTGCTCGCCGTCACCGCCGACCGCTGGGGCGTGCTCGCCCTGCTCTTCGTGCACCTGGTGCTGGCGGTCGAAGGCCTGCTGTGGCGGGCGGCCCGGATGTCCAGCGACGTCCTGGTCTGGCTGCTCGGGGCGACCAGCGCGTGGATCCTTGCCGGAGTGCTCGACCAGCCCGGCAACGGCGCGGGCTGGCTGTTCACCGGCCCGGGCCAGGAGTACCTCTGGCTCGGCCTGCCGATCGTGCTCGGCGCCCTGGTCCACGACATCGGCGACGCGCTGACCGTCTCCGGCTGCCCGGTCCTGTGGCCCATCCCGATCGCCGGCAAGCGCTGGTACCCGATAGGCCCGCCGAAGATGATGCGCTTCCGTGCCGGCAGCTGGGTGGAGCTCAAGGTCCTCATGCCGGTCTTCGTCCTGCTGGGCGGCTTCGGCGGCGCCTCGGCCCTCGGGTTCATCTAG